One Pyrococcus furiosus DSM 3638 genomic region harbors:
- a CDS encoding 30S ribosomal protein S14, which yields MAKADYNKRKPRKFGKGARRCIRCGQYGPIIRIQGLMLCRHCFREVAPKLGFRKYE from the coding sequence ATGGCGAAGGCTGATTATAACAAGAGGAAGCCTAGAAAGTTTGGGAAGGGAGCGAGAAGATGTATAAGATGTGGACAATATGGGCCAATAATAAGGATACAGGGCTTAATGCTTTGTAGGCACTGCTTTAGAGAAGTCGCTCCAAAGCTTGGATTTAGAAAATATGAGTGA